The DNA region ATCCCCAGGACAATAGCACGCTGCAGCCGGCTCAGCGCGGTCAAGTCACCGCCTAACCCTAACCAAACTACGCGATAGGGATTATTTTGCCCAAAACAGCCTAACGCCCCAAGGTTAAGCCGCAAAGGACTGTGCCCTTTGGCTACTTGCTGCAGACGACGGCATATATCCCCCACTTTATCTTCCGGTACTTCACCTAAGAACTGAAGCGTAAGGTGCATATTGTATTTAGCAGTAAACCGTCCGCTGCTGACATACCGACGCAAATAATCCTGCGTTTGTCCTAATTTATCAAGTATCGCTTCCGGAAACTCGATGCCGATAAACAATCGCATAAACAACACCTCTTGCCCAAATTTAAAAATAGTGTCTGCCTTATTTTGCTTCGGTAGCCCATGCTTCACTATCCAATTTTAAGCTTAACATCATAGTATATATATTTGGCCGGTCGCTGGCCTTTAACCTCTATACCGATAGCGGAGCATATCAATACAAAAAGAGCACCT from Sporolituus thermophilus DSM 23256 includes:
- the thpR gene encoding RNA 2',3'-cyclic phosphodiesterase, which encodes MRLFIGIEFPEAILDKLGQTQDYLRRYVSSGRFTAKYNMHLTLQFLGEVPEDKVGDICRRLQQVAKGHSPLRLNLGALGCFGQNNPYRVVWLGLGGDLTALSRLQRAIVLGMKELGFIPENRPYKPHITLARDVCFTDGEAYRQALRLTAGGSGFAVTSFSLISSAVEEKKRVYRALATFEM